Proteins encoded in a region of the Pyxidicoccus trucidator genome:
- a CDS encoding tetratricopeptide repeat protein, with amino-acid sequence MELTSADRLLPFARGQLERGDLHGAVRTVRQVLSEDPMLAEAHALLAIVLVRQKRLHAAEYEARESLKLDPHLPSGHHALAVVALLRRELKEAEEHVALLLDLEPEEPAWWRLKAQLRSVQGRRAETREALLHALGLNAADPDTLVELGDEALERGDLNEAERRAREALVLTPEHPGGLVLMGHVLLRRGHLDAAHEHAVWALRQEATSSQALLLMVALQARRSWWLGLWWRYNTWMETLGSTRATLVLLVAYVLSRVAALGAEDLGSEGGATVVETVWLGVVAYSWVAPSVFQRMLRQELAGVRLKAEF; translated from the coding sequence ATGGAGCTGACGAGCGCGGACCGGCTGCTGCCCTTCGCGCGGGGGCAGCTGGAGCGAGGGGACCTGCACGGCGCGGTGCGGACCGTCCGGCAGGTGCTGTCCGAGGACCCCATGCTGGCGGAAGCCCACGCGCTGCTGGCCATTGTTCTGGTGAGGCAGAAGCGCCTGCACGCCGCGGAGTACGAGGCGCGCGAGTCGCTGAAGCTGGACCCGCACCTGCCCTCGGGCCACCACGCGCTGGCCGTCGTGGCGCTGCTGCGCCGCGAACTGAAGGAGGCGGAGGAGCACGTGGCGCTCCTGCTGGACCTGGAGCCCGAGGAGCCCGCGTGGTGGCGGCTCAAGGCCCAGCTCCGGAGCGTCCAGGGCCGGCGCGCGGAGACGCGCGAGGCGCTGCTGCACGCGCTCGGTCTCAACGCGGCGGACCCCGATACGCTGGTGGAGCTGGGTGACGAGGCGCTGGAGCGAGGGGACCTGAACGAAGCCGAGCGCCGGGCCCGCGAGGCGCTGGTGCTCACCCCCGAGCACCCGGGCGGCCTGGTGCTGATGGGCCACGTGCTGCTGCGGCGCGGACACCTGGACGCGGCCCATGAGCACGCGGTGTGGGCGCTGCGCCAGGAAGCGACGAGCTCTCAAGCCCTGCTGTTGATGGTGGCCCTCCAGGCCCGGCGCAGTTGGTGGTTGGGGCTGTGGTGGCGCTACAACACCTGGATGGAGACGCTGGGCAGCACGCGCGCCACGCTGGTGCTGCTGGTGGCCTACGTCCTGTCGCGCGTGGCGGCGCTGGGCGCCGAGGACCTGGGCTCGGAGGGCGGCGCCACGGTGGTGGAGACGGTGTGGCTGGGCGTGGTGGCGTATAGCTGGGTGGCCCCCAGCGTGTTCCAGCGCATGCTCCGGCAGGAGCTGGCTGGCGTGCGGCTCAAGGCGGAGTTCTGA
- the rraA gene encoding ribonuclease E activity regulator RraA — MSDSTDLKTADLCDEHAGSAQFQIAEPGFLDYGGRRSFSGPISTVRAPEDNSLVRKALEEPGQGRVLVVDGGGSRRCALVGDILAALAQKNGWSGVVVNGCIRDAEVVGRTALGVKALGTHPLKSSKRNEGQRDVEVRFAGVTFTPGHFLYADADGIVTSEKALR; from the coding sequence ATGAGCGACTCCACGGACCTCAAGACGGCCGACCTCTGTGACGAGCACGCGGGCTCCGCGCAGTTTCAAATCGCCGAGCCCGGCTTCCTCGACTACGGCGGTCGCCGAAGCTTCTCCGGACCCATCAGCACGGTGCGTGCGCCCGAGGACAACTCCCTCGTGCGCAAGGCGCTGGAGGAGCCCGGGCAGGGCCGGGTGCTGGTGGTGGATGGCGGAGGCAGCCGCCGCTGCGCGCTGGTGGGGGACATCCTGGCCGCGCTCGCGCAGAAGAACGGCTGGTCAGGCGTGGTGGTGAACGGCTGCATCCGTGACGCGGAGGTGGTGGGCCGCACCGCCCTCGGCGTGAAGGCGCTGGGCACGCATCCGCTCAAGAGCAGCAAGCGCAACGAGGGCCAGCGCGATGTGGAGGTGCGCTTCGCCGGAGTCACCTTCACGCCCGGCCACTTCCTCTACGCGGACGCGGACGGCATCGTCACGTCGGAGAAGGCTCTGCGCTGA
- a CDS encoding aldo/keto reductase, translating into MTQKTVEAHKALGTSGLKVSPLCLGGNVFGWTCDEAASFAVLDAYVEGGGNFIDTADVYSRWVPGNKGGESETILGKWLTSRRARDRVVIATKVGAQTERGTGLGREHILASVEDSLRRLQVDTIDLYYAHYEDPKTPPEETMAAFDSLVRSGKVRALAASNHTPQRLTESLEASRRGGLARYTVLQPEYNLVSRSAFEGTVRDLCEREGLSVVPYYGLASGFLTGKYRKGQPTPPSPRAAGVLKKHDNARGWGVLEAMDQVSKRHGASLAQVALAWLGAQRTVVAPIASATSPEQVRDLLGAFRLRLGEEDLRALEVASSREA; encoded by the coding sequence ATGACGCAGAAGACGGTGGAAGCACACAAGGCTCTCGGGACAAGCGGACTGAAGGTCTCTCCGCTGTGCCTGGGTGGGAATGTCTTTGGCTGGACCTGCGATGAGGCCGCCTCGTTCGCGGTGCTCGACGCGTATGTCGAGGGCGGCGGCAACTTCATCGACACGGCGGACGTCTACTCGCGCTGGGTGCCGGGCAACAAGGGCGGCGAGTCGGAGACGATTCTGGGGAAGTGGCTGACGTCCCGCCGTGCGAGAGACCGCGTGGTCATCGCGACGAAGGTGGGCGCGCAGACCGAGCGCGGCACCGGCCTGGGACGCGAGCACATCCTCGCCAGCGTCGAGGACTCACTGCGCCGGCTCCAGGTGGACACCATCGACCTGTACTACGCGCACTACGAGGACCCGAAGACGCCACCCGAGGAGACGATGGCAGCCTTCGACTCGCTCGTGCGCTCCGGCAAGGTCCGCGCGCTGGCCGCGAGCAACCACACGCCACAACGGCTCACCGAGTCCCTGGAGGCGTCACGGCGCGGCGGGCTCGCCCGCTACACGGTGTTGCAGCCGGAGTACAACCTGGTCTCGCGGTCCGCCTTCGAGGGAACGGTGCGGGACTTGTGCGAGCGCGAGGGCCTCTCGGTGGTCCCCTACTACGGGCTCGCGTCCGGCTTCCTCACCGGCAAGTACCGCAAGGGACAACCGACGCCACCGTCTCCTCGCGCGGCGGGAGTGCTGAAGAAGCATGACAACGCGCGCGGCTGGGGCGTGCTGGAGGCGATGGACCAGGTGTCCAAGCGCCATGGCGCGTCGCTCGCGCAGGTGGCGCTCGCGTGGCTGGGCGCCCAGCGCACCGTCGTCGCTCCCATCGCGAGCGCGACTTCGCCCGAGCAGGTGAGGGACTTGCTCGGTGCGTTCAGGTTGCGACTGGGGGAGGAGGACCTCCGCGCGTTGGAGGTTGCGTCGTCACGAGAGGCTTGA
- a CDS encoding HEAT repeat domain-containing protein: MADTRRKLGWALAAVVVLGVAAAGWLRWGRDTEAPTKTVSRAEPDAGGASASSETGQDAATVARTVPPDAEPLKAVPCELSSLLDEYRKGRSSPAYRRYVREQLRGLVESLPEETLWSRLLSERDSELLAVVAEAWVLRYSLDGRPAVLERLVNHVGEERDPALRATLVRALAHTGEPSTELLGVRVLKGRDVYGDWVKDPAPAVREAVVENFREEAARNFGRFRGVAEKAVSLATVAEDPATAAALLTSTSIEAAGGASVAQVRKLLQTSEHPEVRAAAARALGTSPVSQLSESLDALAARYVGETDAGVRGALLESISRLGLSQAVPVLQRLRGVDPAMQAQVDGWLALLAERPQTWELLDKARRARDAQAQSARP; encoded by the coding sequence ATGGCGGACACGCGAAGGAAGCTGGGGTGGGCGCTCGCAGCAGTGGTAGTGCTCGGGGTGGCCGCGGCGGGCTGGCTGCGGTGGGGCCGGGACACGGAGGCGCCCACGAAGACTGTGTCTCGCGCTGAGCCCGACGCGGGCGGGGCGAGCGCCTCCAGCGAAACAGGACAGGACGCGGCCACCGTGGCGCGCACGGTGCCCCCGGATGCGGAGCCGCTGAAGGCGGTGCCGTGCGAGCTGTCGAGCCTGCTGGACGAGTACCGCAAGGGCCGGTCGTCCCCGGCCTACCGGCGCTACGTGCGCGAGCAACTGCGAGGCCTGGTGGAGTCGCTGCCCGAGGAGACGCTCTGGTCCCGTCTGCTGTCGGAGCGTGACTCGGAGCTGCTGGCGGTGGTGGCCGAAGCGTGGGTGCTGCGCTACTCGCTGGACGGCAGGCCCGCGGTGCTGGAGCGGCTGGTGAACCACGTGGGCGAGGAGCGAGACCCGGCGCTGCGGGCCACGCTGGTGCGAGCGCTGGCGCACACGGGCGAGCCCTCCACGGAGCTGCTGGGCGTCCGCGTGCTGAAGGGCCGCGACGTGTACGGTGACTGGGTGAAGGACCCGGCGCCCGCGGTGCGCGAGGCAGTGGTGGAGAACTTCCGTGAGGAGGCCGCGCGCAACTTCGGCCGCTTCCGGGGCGTTGCCGAGAAGGCCGTGTCCCTGGCAACGGTGGCGGAGGACCCGGCTACGGCGGCGGCGCTGCTCACGTCCACGTCCATCGAGGCGGCGGGGGGCGCTTCAGTGGCGCAGGTGCGCAAGCTGCTCCAGACCTCGGAGCACCCGGAGGTGCGCGCCGCCGCTGCCCGGGCGCTGGGCACCTCGCCAGTGTCGCAGCTGTCGGAGAGCCTGGACGCGCTCGCCGCGCGCTACGTGGGAGAGACGGATGCGGGTGTGCGTGGCGCGCTGCTGGAGTCCATCTCACGGCTGGGACTGTCACAAGCGGTGCCGGTGCTGCAACGGCTGCGAGGCGTGGACCCGGCGATGCAGGCGCAGGTGGATGGCTGGCTCGCGCTGCTGGCGGAGCGGCCGCAGACCTGGGAGTTGCTGGACAAGGCGCGGCGTGCAAGGGATGCGCAGGCGCAGTCGGCACGTCCGTAG
- the hemL gene encoding glutamate-1-semialdehyde 2,1-aminomutase → MNHAHSQALFARAQARIPGGVNSPVRAFRGVGGDPVFFREGAGAWLTDVDGNRYVDLVGSWGPLILGHAYPPIVDAVIDAAKRGTSYGAPTPGEVEFAELICATMPAVEMVRLVSSGTEATVAAVRVARGFTGREHILKFEGCFHGAGDPFLVKAGSGVETLGLPDSPGVPQALAKLTLTAPFNDLPAVERLFAEKGKDIACAIIEPVVGNMGVLVPKPGYLEGLQALCQKHGVLFVLDEVMTGFRLARGGAQEVYGLKPDLTTMAKVIGGGMPLGAYGGRADIMSKVAPAGPVYQSGTLSGNPVAVAAGMACLKALAAPGTYKRLEEVSRMLAEGFAAEAKAAEVPVTVNRVGSMLTVFFTSEPVYDYPTAKKADTARFGRFFHAMLNEGVYLPPSQFEAAFVSLAIGEPEVAHVLAAARKAFRSLGKTG, encoded by the coding sequence ATGAACCACGCTCACAGTCAGGCCCTCTTCGCCCGCGCGCAGGCGCGCATCCCGGGTGGAGTGAACTCTCCGGTGCGCGCCTTCCGCGGGGTGGGTGGAGACCCCGTCTTCTTCCGTGAGGGCGCCGGCGCGTGGCTCACGGACGTGGATGGCAACCGCTACGTCGACCTCGTGGGAAGCTGGGGTCCGCTCATCCTCGGCCACGCGTACCCGCCCATCGTCGACGCCGTCATCGACGCGGCGAAGCGCGGCACCTCCTACGGCGCGCCCACCCCGGGCGAGGTGGAGTTCGCGGAGCTCATCTGCGCCACCATGCCCGCGGTGGAGATGGTGCGCCTGGTCTCCAGCGGCACCGAGGCCACCGTCGCCGCCGTCCGCGTCGCGCGCGGCTTCACCGGCCGGGAGCACATCCTCAAGTTCGAGGGCTGCTTCCACGGCGCGGGAGACCCGTTCCTGGTGAAGGCGGGCAGCGGCGTGGAGACGCTGGGCCTGCCGGACTCGCCGGGCGTGCCGCAGGCGCTGGCGAAGCTCACCCTCACCGCGCCCTTCAATGACCTGCCCGCGGTGGAGCGCCTCTTCGCGGAGAAGGGCAAGGACATCGCCTGCGCCATCATCGAGCCCGTGGTGGGCAACATGGGCGTGCTGGTGCCGAAGCCGGGCTACCTCGAGGGCTTGCAGGCGCTCTGCCAGAAGCACGGCGTGCTGTTCGTGCTGGACGAGGTGATGACGGGCTTCCGGCTCGCACGCGGCGGCGCGCAGGAGGTGTACGGGCTGAAGCCGGACCTGACGACCATGGCCAAGGTGATTGGCGGTGGCATGCCGCTGGGCGCGTACGGCGGCCGGGCCGACATCATGTCGAAGGTGGCGCCCGCGGGGCCGGTGTACCAGTCCGGCACGCTGTCCGGGAACCCGGTGGCGGTGGCCGCGGGCATGGCGTGCCTCAAGGCGCTGGCGGCCCCTGGCACCTACAAGCGGCTGGAGGAGGTGAGCCGCATGCTGGCCGAGGGCTTCGCCGCCGAGGCGAAGGCCGCGGAGGTGCCCGTCACCGTCAACCGCGTGGGCAGCATGCTCACCGTGTTCTTCACCAGCGAGCCCGTCTACGACTACCCCACCGCGAAGAAGGCGGACACGGCGCGCTTCGGGCGCTTCTTCCACGCCATGCTGAACGAGGGCGTCTACCTGCCGCCGAGCCAGTTCGAGGCGGCGTTCGTATCGCTGGCCATTGGCGAGCCGGAAGTCGCGCACGTGCTCGCGGCGGCGAGAAAGGCCTTCCGCTCGCTTGGCAAGACCGGTTGA
- a CDS encoding serine/threonine protein kinase, with the protein MARPVEPEPLAGPLRFGPYTLVRRIGAGGMGEVFLAREESQRRACVVKKVLPQLMADPKFVGRFRDEARVMVRLSHSNIARVYAMGEVDGQLYLSMEYVQGKTLSRLAYRLRQLGRTIPLGVLLHLGQRLCEGLTYAHDAKDEEGHPLHLVHRDLSPANVCLSYAGEVKIIDFGAAQSTLKEQQTAPRVVIGNLTYMSPEQARKRFVDRRADVYAAGALLWELVAWRPLAQRGDPVERWRRAAYPTWEPAGNFRQGVPTSVDALLMRALASEPERRFPDAAAMGSELARLKLKLTPGVGDADIARLLESAFPREKVAEEKALQELLREDASRTRTEQELAAVLTPPNALAFEHSGIETPADFVPSEQGAAGKTTLYGVKTPGADAEVTEALEASKVPGVGKGGADAVATEALEVSKVLGAIARAEAARATASKALPPRPVTRETQVGFGVDLSQPVDAASVEARRMELVRAITGEDEAAVQEPRAGSRSRRALLAAGIFAGACAVGLGVAWALGQP; encoded by the coding sequence TTGGCAAGACCGGTTGAGCCGGAGCCCCTCGCGGGGCCCCTCCGCTTCGGTCCCTATACCCTCGTGCGCCGCATTGGCGCCGGGGGCATGGGCGAGGTGTTCCTCGCGCGTGAGGAGTCGCAGCGCCGCGCGTGCGTGGTGAAGAAGGTGCTCCCGCAGCTGATGGCGGACCCGAAGTTCGTCGGCCGCTTCCGCGACGAGGCCCGCGTCATGGTGCGGCTGTCCCACTCCAACATCGCCCGCGTGTACGCCATGGGCGAGGTGGACGGGCAGCTCTACCTGTCCATGGAGTACGTGCAGGGCAAGACGCTCAGCCGGCTGGCGTACCGGCTGCGGCAGCTCGGCAGGACGATACCGCTGGGCGTCCTCCTGCACCTGGGCCAGCGGCTGTGCGAGGGCCTCACCTACGCGCACGACGCGAAGGACGAGGAGGGCCACCCGCTGCACCTGGTGCACCGGGACCTGTCCCCCGCCAACGTGTGTCTCAGCTACGCGGGTGAAGTGAAAATCATCGACTTCGGCGCGGCGCAGTCCACGCTGAAGGAGCAGCAGACAGCGCCGCGCGTGGTGATTGGCAACCTGACGTACATGTCGCCGGAGCAGGCGCGAAAGCGCTTCGTGGACCGTCGCGCGGACGTGTACGCGGCGGGCGCGCTGCTGTGGGAGCTCGTCGCGTGGCGGCCCCTGGCGCAGCGGGGAGACCCGGTGGAGCGCTGGCGGCGCGCGGCGTACCCGACGTGGGAGCCGGCGGGCAACTTCCGCCAGGGCGTGCCCACCAGCGTGGATGCGCTGCTGATGCGCGCGCTCGCGTCCGAGCCGGAGCGCCGCTTCCCGGACGCGGCGGCCATGGGCTCGGAGCTGGCCCGGCTCAAGCTGAAGCTGACGCCGGGCGTGGGGGACGCGGACATCGCGCGACTCCTGGAGAGCGCCTTCCCGCGAGAGAAGGTGGCGGAGGAGAAGGCGCTCCAGGAGCTGCTGCGCGAGGACGCGTCGCGCACGCGCACCGAGCAGGAGCTGGCCGCCGTGCTCACCCCGCCCAACGCGCTGGCCTTCGAGCACAGCGGCATCGAAACGCCCGCGGACTTCGTGCCCTCGGAGCAGGGCGCCGCTGGCAAGACGACCCTGTATGGCGTGAAAACGCCCGGGGCGGACGCGGAGGTCACCGAGGCCCTGGAGGCGTCGAAGGTGCCAGGGGTGGGGAAGGGCGGGGCGGACGCCGTGGCCACCGAGGCCCTGGAGGTCTCGAAGGTGCTGGGGGCCATCGCGCGCGCCGAGGCCGCCCGGGCCACCGCGTCGAAGGCCCTTCCCCCACGTCCCGTGACGCGCGAGACGCAGGTGGGCTTCGGCGTGGACCTCTCCCAGCCGGTGGACGCGGCCTCCGTGGAGGCGCGGCGGATGGAGCTGGTCCGCGCCATCACCGGCGAAGACGAGGCCGCGGTGCAGGAGCCACGCGCGGGCTCGCGGAGCCGGCGGGCGCTGCTCGCCGCGGGCATCTTCGCCGGAGCGTGTGCCGTGGGGCTCGGCGTGGCCTGGGCGCTGGGACAGCCGTAG
- a CDS encoding ATP-binding protein, which produces MTAAPTHLQHVPYSAFDAMPVGVCVIRDLRFVYLNDSLVTFLGRSREALVGQPFVSALEEDSAAELAGRHARRMRGEHVPTTYEATVRTAAGDRRTEMTVIPSGQDWVVMVRDATSRSLRRGVLHRLAELGAGLPSLRTEGEVLRRVFSGLEEVGLGFAWLSVEGAGVRLGQTFVPPGMVLPEARALSGRWVRDVVGQWTPLLQRVWREGGAYSAELPQEASHFLDGALADEVRVGLQRAGQPHVIAVRIDVEGQPRAMLALGADWLREEELPSVRLFGAQVSAALDAALTISRLSAQNTALAALNRLASEAASAPHPRAFFGPGTAEIVDLLGCDAVALLLPVESAHELEMAYARGLEDGSEEHFAHLWQAGGLCAQAQREGTPLERDARSCHPLLREELERQGFHTVVVVPLRVRSRGVGTLTVLFRERRPLTPLERETLQAMGSHFAAAIESHRLLHELRGRAEDLALLHEVAKALAATLELDKLLATGVTSLSRIVDTPDAYALLPDASGEWLHVRSATGGHPELLGTSMPLLPAYTSLAAMAFHSREAVLVEDAEADLRVNPELRRAAGARAYLVLPLVVHERPVGVLIAVETRWARRFTPSEVERASAIANQLALAREGARLVEDLKASYVELARTQAQLVRRERLAALGELSAVVAHEVRNPLGAIFNSVASIRRIIGPDSPALPLVDIVGEEADRLNRIVADLLTFARPPAPHPYAVPLSPLVEDAVRGALAEAAGKVRVELDLSDDVPAVTVDERMMRQAFLNLAINAVQAMPQGGMLRASVRHQPGEPEVEVRFADSGPGISPEVRARIFEPFFTTKAKGTGLGLAVVKRIIESHQGRVSLESQPGLGTTFRLYLPLDAAAAQAALLEGT; this is translated from the coding sequence GTGACTGCCGCCCCCACCCACCTCCAGCACGTCCCCTACAGCGCCTTTGATGCGATGCCCGTGGGTGTCTGTGTCATCCGGGACCTCCGCTTCGTGTACCTGAACGACAGCCTGGTGACGTTCCTGGGACGCTCGCGCGAGGCGCTCGTGGGGCAGCCTTTCGTCTCGGCGCTGGAGGAGGACAGCGCGGCGGAGCTGGCCGGGCGGCACGCGCGGCGGATGCGGGGTGAGCACGTCCCCACCACCTATGAAGCGACGGTACGCACCGCGGCGGGAGACCGGCGGACGGAGATGACTGTCATCCCCAGCGGCCAGGACTGGGTGGTGATGGTGCGGGATGCGACCTCGAGAAGCCTGCGCCGCGGGGTGCTCCACCGGCTGGCGGAGCTGGGCGCGGGGCTGCCCTCGCTGCGCACCGAGGGCGAGGTGCTGCGTCGGGTGTTCTCCGGGCTGGAGGAGGTGGGGCTGGGCTTCGCGTGGCTCTCCGTCGAGGGCGCGGGTGTGCGGCTGGGACAGACCTTCGTGCCGCCCGGCATGGTGCTCCCGGAAGCGCGCGCCCTGAGCGGGCGGTGGGTGCGGGACGTGGTGGGCCAGTGGACCCCGCTGCTGCAGCGGGTGTGGCGCGAGGGAGGGGCCTACTCGGCCGAGCTGCCGCAGGAGGCCTCCCACTTCCTCGACGGGGCCCTGGCGGACGAGGTGCGCGTGGGCCTGCAGCGGGCGGGGCAGCCGCACGTCATCGCGGTGCGCATCGACGTGGAGGGCCAGCCCCGGGCAATGCTCGCGCTGGGGGCGGACTGGCTGCGCGAGGAGGAGCTGCCGTCGGTGCGGCTCTTCGGCGCCCAGGTGTCCGCGGCGCTGGACGCGGCGCTCACCATCTCCCGCCTGTCGGCGCAGAACACGGCGCTGGCGGCGCTCAACCGGCTGGCGTCGGAGGCCGCGTCGGCGCCGCACCCGCGCGCCTTCTTCGGCCCGGGCACCGCGGAAATCGTCGACCTGCTGGGCTGTGACGCGGTGGCCCTGCTGCTGCCGGTGGAGAGCGCGCACGAGCTGGAGATGGCGTACGCGCGCGGGCTGGAGGACGGCTCGGAGGAGCACTTCGCCCACCTGTGGCAGGCGGGCGGCCTGTGCGCCCAGGCGCAGCGCGAGGGCACCCCGCTGGAGCGCGACGCGAGGTCCTGCCATCCCCTGCTGCGCGAGGAGCTGGAGCGGCAGGGCTTCCACACCGTGGTGGTGGTGCCGCTGCGGGTGCGCTCGCGGGGCGTGGGCACGCTCACCGTGCTGTTCCGCGAGCGGCGGCCGCTCACCCCGCTGGAGCGCGAGACGCTGCAGGCCATGGGCAGTCACTTCGCGGCGGCCATCGAGTCCCACCGGCTGCTGCACGAGCTGCGCGGGCGCGCCGAGGACCTGGCGCTGCTGCACGAGGTGGCCAAGGCGCTGGCGGCCACGCTGGAGCTGGACAAGCTGCTGGCCACCGGTGTCACCAGCCTGTCGCGCATCGTCGACACGCCGGACGCGTACGCGCTGCTGCCGGACGCCAGCGGCGAGTGGCTGCATGTGCGCTCCGCGACGGGCGGCCACCCGGAGCTGCTCGGCACGTCCATGCCCCTGCTGCCGGCCTACACCTCCCTGGCGGCGATGGCCTTCCACTCGCGCGAGGCGGTGCTGGTGGAGGACGCCGAGGCCGACCTGCGCGTCAACCCGGAGCTGCGGCGCGCGGCGGGCGCGCGGGCCTACCTGGTGCTGCCGCTGGTGGTGCACGAGCGCCCGGTGGGCGTGCTCATCGCGGTGGAGACCCGGTGGGCGCGGCGCTTCACGCCCTCGGAGGTGGAGCGGGCGAGCGCCATCGCCAACCAGCTCGCGCTGGCGCGGGAGGGCGCGCGGCTGGTGGAGGACCTGAAGGCGAGCTACGTGGAGCTGGCGCGCACGCAGGCCCAGCTGGTGCGCCGCGAGCGGCTGGCGGCGCTGGGCGAGCTGTCCGCGGTGGTGGCCCACGAGGTGCGCAACCCGCTGGGCGCCATCTTCAACTCGGTGGCGTCCATCCGCCGCATCATCGGCCCGGACAGCCCGGCGTTGCCGCTGGTGGACATCGTGGGCGAGGAGGCGGACCGGCTCAACCGCATCGTCGCGGACCTGCTCACCTTCGCGCGGCCGCCCGCGCCGCACCCCTACGCGGTGCCGCTGTCGCCGCTGGTGGAGGACGCGGTGCGCGGCGCGCTGGCCGAGGCGGCCGGCAAGGTGCGCGTGGAGCTGGACTTGTCGGACGACGTGCCGGCGGTGACGGTGGACGAGCGAATGATGCGCCAGGCCTTCCTCAACCTGGCCATCAACGCGGTGCAGGCCATGCCCCAGGGCGGCATGCTGCGCGCCAGCGTGCGGCACCAGCCGGGCGAGCCCGAGGTGGAGGTGCGGTTCGCCGACAGCGGGCCGGGCATCTCCCCGGAGGTGCGCGCGCGCATCTTCGAGCCCTTCTTCACCACCAAGGCCAAGGGCACCGGCCTGGGCCTCGCGGTGGTGAAGCGCATCATCGAATCGCACCAGGGCCGGGTGTCGCTGGAGTCGCAGCCGGGGCTGGGCACCACCTTCCGGCTCTACCTGCCGCTGGACGCGGCGGCGGCGCAGGCCGCGCTGCTCGAAGGCACCTGA
- a CDS encoding YbhB/YbcL family Raf kinase inhibitor-like protein — protein MPKPLVLTSPRFKDGDLIPIAYTGEGDDLSPPLQWANPPAGTKSLALIVEDPDAPDPRNPQMTWSHWVVYNIPPGTQALPEGANPDVFPPGVLQGMNDFNRQDYGGPMPPVGRHRYYFRLYALDTLLPDLGRPTRVDLLEAMDGHILGEAELIGLYQKLHHRGAEWSAGGAPR, from the coding sequence ATGCCGAAGCCCCTCGTGCTCACGTCCCCCCGCTTCAAGGACGGAGACCTCATCCCCATTGCCTACACCGGCGAGGGCGATGACCTCTCCCCTCCCCTGCAGTGGGCGAACCCGCCGGCCGGGACGAAGAGCCTGGCGCTCATCGTGGAGGACCCGGACGCACCGGACCCGCGCAACCCCCAGATGACCTGGAGCCACTGGGTCGTCTACAACATCCCCCCCGGGACGCAGGCCCTGCCCGAGGGCGCCAACCCGGATGTCTTCCCCCCGGGGGTGCTCCAGGGGATGAACGACTTCAACCGCCAGGACTACGGCGGCCCCATGCCGCCCGTCGGCCGCCACCGCTACTACTTCCGGCTGTACGCGCTGGACACCCTGCTGCCCGACCTGGGCCGGCCCACGCGCGTGGACCTGCTGGAGGCCATGGACGGCCACATCCTCGGTGAGGCGGAGCTCATCGGCCTGTACCAGAAGCTCCACCACCGGGGCGCGGAGTGGAGCGCGGGCGGAGCGCCCCGCTGA
- a CDS encoding AtpZ/AtpI family protein, with product MAEKEPRSSGGSDGSELGTTAREMRAAEPYISAVWKLVGGAVVGVLGGYWLDKWLGTTPWLLVALSLVGISVGFYGFLRAMTRLGKRK from the coding sequence ATGGCGGAGAAGGAGCCGCGGAGCTCGGGTGGTTCGGACGGCAGCGAGCTGGGGACGACGGCTCGCGAGATGAGGGCGGCGGAGCCCTACATCTCCGCGGTGTGGAAGCTGGTGGGTGGGGCGGTGGTGGGCGTGCTGGGCGGCTACTGGCTGGACAAGTGGTTGGGGACGACGCCCTGGTTGCTGGTGGCGTTGAGCCTGGTGGGTATCAGCGTGGGCTTCTACGGGTTCCTCCGAGCGATGACCCGACTGGGGAAGCGGAAGTGA